A genome region from Hevea brasiliensis isolate MT/VB/25A 57/8 chromosome 7, ASM3005281v1, whole genome shotgun sequence includes the following:
- the LOC110632490 gene encoding homeobox-leucine zipper protein ATHB-6, giving the protein MKRLGSSDSLGALMSICPTTDEHSPRNGNHVYGREFQSMLDGLDEEACVEESGHVAEKKRRLSVDQVKALEKNFEVENKLEPERKVKLAQELGLQPRQVAVWFQNRRARWKTKQLERDYGVLKANYEALKVNFESLQHDNEALLKEIKEMKAKLNEENADSNVSVKEEIILAESDDKASEEPPLLASVSASEIKDLNYESFNSNNNGVLGASLFPDLKDGSSDSDSSAILNEDNSPNPAISSSGILQNHQLMMSPPPATSSFQFTKATAYQTQFVKMEEHNFFSSEEACNFFSDEQAPTLQWYCPDQWN; this is encoded by the exons ATGAAGAGACTTGGCAGCTCTGATTCCCTTGGTGCTTTGATGTCCATCTGCCCAACCACAG ACGAGCATAGTCCGAGAAACGGCAACCATGTTTATGGGAGAGAATTTCAATCCATGTTGGATGGCTTAGATGAAGAAGCTTGTGTAGAAGAATCAGGCCATGTCGCCGAGAAGAAACGGCGATTAAGTGTAGATCAAGTTAAGGCCTTGGAGAAGAACTTTGAGGTTGAAAACAAGCTTGAACCAGAGAGAAAAGTGAAGCTTGCCCAAGAACTTGGCTTGCAACCAAGACAAGTGGCTGTTTGGTTTCAAAACCGCCGTGCCCGCTGGAAAACCAAGCAATTGGAAAGAGACTATGGCGTCCTCAAAGCCAATTACGAAGCTCTTAAGGTCAATTTTGAGTCCCTCCAACATGACAATGAAGCTCTACTCAAAGAG ATAAAAGAAATGAAGGCGAAGCTAAACGAAGAGAACGCAGATAGCAATGTTTCTGTCAAAGAAGAAATAATCTTGGCCGAATCCGATGACAAGGCGAGTGAAGAGCCACCACTTCTTGCTTCAGTCTCCGCATCAGAGATAAAAGACCTGAATTATGAGAGCTTCAACAGCAACAACAATGGAGTACTAGGGGCTTCTCTTTTCCCAGACTTGAAAGATGGATCGTCAGACAGCGACTCAAGCGCGATCTTAAACGAAGATAACAGTCCGAATCCAGCCATTTCCTCATCCGGGATTCTCCAAAACCACCAGTTAATGATGTCTCCTCCACCAGCAACATCATCGTTCCAGTTCACAAAAGCGACAGCATATCAAACCCAGTTCGTGAAGATGGAAGAGCACAATTTCTTTAGCAGTGAGGAGGCATGCAATTTCTTCTCAGATGAACAAGCCCCTACTCTTCAATGGTACTGTCCAGATCAATGGAATTAA